A DNA window from Thermodesulfobacteriota bacterium contains the following coding sequences:
- a CDS encoding ABC transporter ATP-binding protein, with product MLIEIKGLSKVFETVGARVEALKGIDLNISDGETLAVVGVSGSGKSTLLHILGTLEHPSEGEVLFDGKDIFTQADRSIASFRNSEIGFVFQFHYLLPEFTALENVMMPCLINGMDSEQAKDISQEILTKVGLENRLDHRPGELSGGEQQRVAIARAVVLKPKVILADEPTGNLDVDTGSAILDLFLMLNGEYGITSVLVTHNMEIANRLNRRIRLSDGKIVDAN from the coding sequence ATGCTAATTGAAATAAAGGGATTGTCGAAGGTGTTTGAAACAGTGGGCGCGAGAGTAGAGGCCTTGAAGGGAATAGATTTGAATATATCTGATGGAGAGACACTGGCTGTTGTGGGAGTTTCAGGTTCTGGTAAAAGCACGCTTTTGCACATACTGGGCACTTTGGAGCATCCCTCTGAAGGAGAAGTGTTGTTTGACGGTAAGGATATTTTTACACAGGCTGACCGTTCAATTGCTTCATTTAGGAATAGTGAGATTGGTTTTGTCTTTCAGTTCCATTACCTTCTTCCCGAGTTTACTGCTTTAGAAAATGTTATGATGCCCTGTTTAATAAACGGTATGGATTCAGAACAGGCAAAAGATATATCTCAAGAGATACTAACAAAAGTAGGATTGGAAAACAGATTAGATCACAGGCCAGGAGAATTGTCGGGAGGAGAACAGCAGAGAGTTGCTATCGCCAGAGCTGTTGTGCTTAAGCCAAAAGTTATATTAGCAGATGAGCCTACCGGTAATTTAGATGTTGATACTGGCAGCGCGATTTTAGATTTATTCTTGATGTTAAATGGGGAATATGGAATAACTTCTGTATTAGTTACGCACAATATGGAAATAGCTAACCGTCTTAATAGGAGAATTAGACTTTCTGATGGAAAAATTGTTGATGCAAATTAA
- a CDS encoding FtsX-like permease family protein produces MKYEYFIGLRYLSSRRKQKFTSIIGIISVLGVIIGVMALNVVLAVMGGFEEELREKILGVSSHVVVLSYNGPMKEYDKIKEDAVDFPGVIGASPFIYGQGMISSERNVSGSVIRGIDPRTAGEVTNIEQAIGNGIARRNKTDERLSDEELRELGRGLLIKLTQETESGRPPVLIGKELAANLGVIEGDEVSLVSPFGKLGPFGQTAKVKKYEVIGIFDYGMIEYDSSISYVNLPDAMDFFDMEDQVSGVEVKVEDIYNAKSLGNELTSVLGFPYYTRNWEEVNQRLFKALRLERIGVAIILGLIILVAALNIVSTLTMVVMEKGKDIAILRAMGATRSGILKIFVTEGMIIGTVGTILGTALGYGICYMLKTSDTIRKLIPFDNNVYPISDFPVKIEPTYFITVAVMSVLICFIATLYPSFQASRKDPIEALRYE; encoded by the coding sequence ATGAAATACGAATATTTTATAGGACTCAGATACCTAAGTTCCAGAAGAAAGCAGAAGTTTACTTCTATCATCGGAATCATATCCGTTCTGGGAGTTATTATAGGTGTAATGGCTCTAAATGTTGTACTAGCTGTAATGGGAGGCTTTGAAGAAGAACTTAGAGAGAAGATTCTCGGCGTGAGTTCTCACGTTGTGGTTCTAAGTTATAACGGCCCCATGAAGGAATACGACAAGATAAAGGAAGATGCTGTTGATTTCCCAGGAGTTATCGGCGCAAGCCCCTTCATATATGGACAGGGAATGATTTCAAGCGAGCGAAATGTATCGGGCTCTGTAATCAGAGGAATAGATCCTAGAACAGCAGGCGAAGTTACTAATATTGAACAGGCAATTGGTAACGGTATAGCTAGAAGAAACAAGACAGATGAGAGGCTGTCTGATGAAGAATTAAGAGAGCTCGGAAGGGGTCTGTTAATAAAACTTACTCAAGAAACTGAGTCTGGCCGCCCGCCCGTTCTGATAGGTAAAGAGCTTGCTGCAAATCTCGGAGTGATTGAGGGGGATGAAGTAAGTCTCGTATCTCCTTTTGGAAAACTTGGACCTTTTGGACAGACTGCGAAAGTTAAGAAATATGAGGTAATAGGAATATTTGACTACGGTATGATTGAGTATGACTCATCCATATCATATGTGAATCTGCCTGATGCAATGGACTTCTTTGATATGGAAGATCAAGTTTCCGGAGTAGAGGTTAAAGTTGAGGATATTTATAATGCTAAAAGCTTAGGTAATGAGCTTACGTCAGTTTTAGGTTTTCCTTATTACACAAGAAACTGGGAAGAGGTTAATCAAAGACTTTTTAAAGCTCTTCGTCTGGAAAGAATAGGAGTTGCAATAATTTTGGGTCTAATAATCCTTGTTGCGGCCCTAAATATAGTAAGCACGTTGACTATGGTTGTTATGGAAAAAGGTAAGGATATAGCTATTTTACGAGCTATGGGGGCAACTAGAAGTGGAATATTAAAGATCTTTGTGACAGAGGGAATGATAATAGGGACAGTGGGTACAATATTGGGAACAGCCCTTGGATATGGTATTTGCTATATGCTTAAAACAAGCGATACAATAAGAAAACTTATTCCGTTTGATAATAATGTCTACCCTATTTCGGACTTTCCAGTTAAAATTGAACCGACTTATTTTATTACTGTTGCAGTAATGAGCGTGCTTATATGCTTTATTGCAACTTTATATCCATCGTTTCAAGCATCTAGGAAAGATCCTATAGAAGCACTGAGGTACGAGTAA